Part of the Catalinimonas alkaloidigena genome is shown below.
CAAGGTATTGGCGCTGGTCCAACTCAGGCTCTCTCCCCTGAAAACTTAGCCTTGACCCATAAGGATAACGCACGTCTCACCCCAGGTGCTTTTGGGCATCATGATTTGAGCAATGTATTGGCTTTATCCTCAATATCTTCCATGGGGCCTGAGCTTACTGAGATAGAAGTCAGTGACTGGACTAAAGATGTTGTCAGACTCTACAGCGTGCCACAGGTAATCGTAGATGACAAGGGTGCCAAGCAAAAGCCTGAATTCTTTGCCGGGCTGAATCTGGCGACCAATTATTTTGACCCTAATTTCAGCTCAGGGGCTAATAGTGCTTTTGCCCATGGCCTCAGTCCTGCCGCCGATGAGAATTATAATGTTTATAACCTTGACCAGGGCTTCAGTACACTGGGCACGCGTAGTTCTCCTGCGAACAGTGGGCTGGAAAATAAGCCCCGGCTATCACTTTCCTATGGCGTAGATGTAGGGGTAATGTTGACCGAACATATAAGCCTGGAAAGTGGGCTGGACTACGGACGCATGAATACCAGCACCCGAACCAGCTGGATAGCTGAAGATTACGCGCAGGGTCAGCGTATTCCTTTGCTGGCTAGCAATGCGCAGGCGGAAGCAGCCTTTAGTCGTCGAACTCAATTTTCACAACAGGAGCTTGAGCTTACTAATTCTTTCGCGTTCCTATCCGTTCCGCTTAAGCTGGGTTATAATCTGGGCTTTGAGCGTATACATTTTAACTTGAGTTCAGGTGTGGCCGCTAATTTTTTCCTGAATAACCGGCTTTCTGATGAGAGTGGACAGCTCAGTACTGTAAACATTAGCGCAAATACGAACAGTCCTTACCGTCCGGTTTACTATAGTGGTGTAGTGAGTGGTGGTGTAAACTACTTGATAGCCAGTAACTACGCTGTATCGGTATCCCCTAACTATAACTTTTCCCTCAGCGCACTCACTGAAAACGGAAACAACTTTAGCAGTCAGCCCAATGCCTTTGGGGTAGATTTTGGTCTGCGCTATAATTTCAGATAAAAAAAAGAAGCCTGAAATGTTTCACTTCAGGCTTCTAAACTATTCAGACTAAAATATATCAACCATTACTTTTTCCACTCCCGGGAAGCAAACGCTTTATCTACCGGAGTCTGAGCCAGATGGTTACTGTAATTACTGATAGTTTTGACACTGATGGCCAATACAATATTCAGAATATCGTCCTGCTCATAACCAGCATCTAAAAATGCCGAAACATCTTCTTCTGCCGGCCACCCTCTTTTTTCTACCATGGTACGGGCAAATTTGCTCAATGCATTGAGTTTATCTTCCTGTATTACTTTACCATCTCTAATGGCATTGGTTATTTCTTCCGGTACTTTAGACATCGTATCAGCAATGATGCTATGCGCAGCCATGCAATAGTGACAGCTATTTTCATAACTGATAGACAGCAATATGACTTCCTGCTCTACCGCTGAGAAGTTTGTTTTCCCACGAAACAATTTATATCCATGTAGGTAAGTATCCAGTTAAGCCGGTGAATTGGCCATTACGCCGTACATATTAGGCACAAATCCCATCTGCTCCTCCGCGCCTTCTAAAAAACATTTTGCGCCATCAGGTGCATTATCTACTGTTCTGATAGAAAAATCCACATTATTCAAAGTCTCCATAAAACGAAAAAATTATATTTTTTTAAGATTAAAACTGTTATGATAACGGATGCACTCCCAGGCTTTTGAGCAAATTGTGTCTGCCAAAAGACAAAGTCCATGATTAAACAATACTAACTGAAAGGACAAAGTCAGCTCAAACTGGTAGGCAATGGCTTGAAGACTACCCTGATCCTCCGGCAAAATCTTTCAGCTTGTTTTATTTGAAAATACCCCGTATTACTACTTATGTTCGTATTATGCCAACTTTAGCACCTTCAGTATCTGTCATACTGCCTTTCAGAAATGCTGAGCTATCCCTGAGAGAGTCAGTTGAGAGCATTTTACACCAAACACACACTGATTTTGAACTACTACTTATTGATAACAACTCTTCCGATCAAAGCACTACAACTGCCAAAGATTTTGCCCAAAAAGATGAACGCATACGATATATCACGGAATATCATGTAGGCATAGTCCATGCATTGCATACCGGCCTGGCACAAGCTACTTGTAAATACATTGCCCGTATGGATGCCGATGATATCGCTTACCCTGAAAGACTTCTGCGCCAATACCAATATCTGAAACAGAACCCTTCGGTTGATGTAGTAGCCTGTCAGGTCAGCTGTGGTGAAAGCGAGAAATCAGAGGGGATAATGACTTATGTAAATTGGGCTAATGCACTGGTTTCGCACGAAGACATGTTTCTGAACCGCTTTATAGATTCGCCTATTATTCATCCCACTGTGATGTTCAGGAAGTCCCTGCTTACTCAATTGGATAGTTATCGTGAAGGCAGTTTTCCTGAAGATTTTGAATTGTGGCTCCGCTGGATGGAAGCAGGCGTACGATTCTACAAACTTCCTGAGGTATTACTTTACTGGCGGGATAGTGAAAACAGGCTTACCCGTAAAGATGCACGCTATAAGACTGAGGCCTTTTACCGTATCAAAACAGCATACTTAGTGAAGTGGTTACAAAAATACAATCCCTTCCATCCCAAAGTAGTAGTCTGGGGTGGCGGACGGAAAAGCAGGCAAAGGGCAAGCCTTCTGGAAAAAAATGGCATAGAGATTACCGCCTATATTGATATCATATCTGATAAAACCACTGCTAAACCTTGTATCCATTATCTGGATATAGCAGTTCCGGGTAGTTACTTTATTTTATCTTATGTCAGCAAGCGCGGACAAAGAGAGAAAATTAAAGATTACCTCCAGCAAAAAGGTTATCAGGAAGGCAAACATTTTTTACTGATCGGCTGAAATCAGCCCAAAGCAACATCCAAAATCATCATAATGGTAAAGCCAAGCATGACCCCCACAGTCGCTATGTCGGTATTTTTATGGTACTGAGATTCAGGAATCAATTCCTCAACCACTACAAAAATCATGGCTCCTGCCGCAAAAGAAAGGGCATAAGGTAGGATTGGGCGAAAAAATAAGACAGCAGCCGCACCTAACACCCCGGCCATAGGCTCTACCAAGCCGGAAAGCTGACCGTACCAAAAGCTTTTCCTTCGGCTAAGCCCCTCTCGTCTTAGTGGCACTGAAACTGAAATACCTTCCGGAAAATTTTGAATGCCGATACCTAATCCCAATATCATGGCACTAGCCAGGGTCGCGGTAGAGGATACATCCGAAGCTATAGCGCCAAAGGCTACGCCTACCGCCAAACCTTCCGGGATATTGTGTAAGGTGATGGCCAATACCAATAAAATGCTGCGGTGCCATTGGGTTTTCATTCCTTCAGCTTCTTCTGTAGG
Proteins encoded:
- a CDS encoding ZIP family metal transporter; protein product: MFESIKTWIETLQPITQALVATGFTWLMTALGASLVFFFKRINQKFMDGMLGFAAGVMIAASYWSLLAPGIEMAEKQGDVASWVPAAVGFLLGGAFLFGIDKILPHLHLGFPTEEAEGMKTQWHRSILLVLAITLHNIPEGLAVGVAFGAIASDVSSTATLASAMILGLGIGIQNFPEGISVSVPLRREGLSRRKSFWYGQLSGLVEPMAGVLGAAAVLFFRPILPYALSFAAGAMIFVVVEELIPESQYHKNTDIATVGVMLGFTIMMILDVALG
- a CDS encoding carboxymuconolactone decarboxylase family protein produces the protein MFRGKTNFSAVEQEVILLSISYENSCHYCMAAHSIIADTMSKVPEEITNAIRDGKVIQEDKLNALSKFARTMVEKRGWPAEEDVSAFLDAGYEQDDILNIVLAISVKTISNYSNHLAQTPVDKAFASREWKK
- a CDS encoding glycosyltransferase family 2 protein, with amino-acid sequence MKIPRITTYVRIMPTLAPSVSVILPFRNAELSLRESVESILHQTHTDFELLLIDNNSSDQSTTTAKDFAQKDERIRYITEYHVGIVHALHTGLAQATCKYIARMDADDIAYPERLLRQYQYLKQNPSVDVVACQVSCGESEKSEGIMTYVNWANALVSHEDMFLNRFIDSPIIHPTVMFRKSLLTQLDSYREGSFPEDFELWLRWMEAGVRFYKLPEVLLYWRDSENRLTRKDARYKTEAFYRIKTAYLVKWLQKYNPFHPKVVVWGGGRKSRQRASLLEKNGIEITAYIDIISDKTTAKPCIHYLDIAVPGSYFILSYVSKRGQREKIKDYLQQKGYQEGKHFLLIG